Proteins from a genomic interval of Nocardioides jishulii:
- a CDS encoding LysR family transcriptional regulator ArgP, whose product MKDLTQLDPVALRTLATAVRVGTFEAAARELHVTPSAVSQRIKALETRVGRVLVHRTKPLEATDAGHVLVRLAAQTEMLEREAYAELVDDPDDDTDAGAPWTSVPLAVNSDAMFDWFVEALVSVRQRHRVTFDVLREDQSRTTERLRRGEVMAAITSDPRPVPGCKVERIGAMRYLAVATPAYVAEHLPDGPTPAALGRAPMVAFDRDDTLQHDFLRKVTRRHLAPPTTLIPSVHQFDHAVHRGLGWGMLMDSETREDLDAGRLVEIVPGRHVDVPLYWQRWRLESPVMVDLTAAVIEHARSWLER is encoded by the coding sequence GTGAAAGACCTCACTCAGCTGGACCCCGTCGCCCTGCGCACCCTGGCCACCGCCGTACGTGTCGGCACCTTCGAAGCGGCCGCCCGGGAGCTCCACGTGACCCCCTCGGCGGTGAGCCAGCGCATCAAGGCGTTGGAGACCCGGGTCGGTCGGGTCCTGGTGCACCGGACCAAGCCGTTGGAGGCCACCGACGCGGGTCATGTGCTCGTCCGGCTGGCCGCGCAGACGGAGATGCTGGAGCGCGAGGCCTACGCCGAGCTGGTCGACGACCCCGACGACGACACGGACGCCGGGGCACCGTGGACCAGCGTGCCGCTGGCGGTCAACTCCGACGCGATGTTCGACTGGTTCGTCGAGGCGTTGGTGAGCGTGCGCCAGCGCCACCGCGTCACCTTCGACGTCCTGCGCGAGGACCAGAGTCGCACCACCGAGCGGTTGCGCCGTGGCGAGGTGATGGCGGCGATCACCTCCGACCCGCGACCGGTGCCCGGCTGCAAGGTCGAGCGGATCGGTGCCATGCGCTACCTCGCGGTCGCGACCCCGGCGTACGTCGCCGAGCACCTGCCGGACGGGCCCACGCCCGCCGCGCTCGGGCGGGCGCCGATGGTCGCGTTCGACCGCGACGACACCCTGCAGCACGACTTCCTACGCAAGGTCACGCGGCGCCACCTCGCGCCACCGACGACGCTGATCCCGTCGGTGCACCAGTTCGACCACGCCGTCCACCGCGGACTGGGGTGGGGGATGCTCATGGACTCCGAGACCCGGGAGGACCTCGACGCCGGCCGCCTGGTCGAGATCGTCCCGGGACGCCACGTCGACGTGCCGCTCTACTGGCAGCGCTGGCGCCTGGAGTCGCCGGTGATGGTCGACCTCACCGCCGCCGTGATCGAGCATGCCCGGTCATGGCTGGAGCGGTGA
- a CDS encoding amino acid ABC transporter ATP-binding protein — MSTPSPTTATGSTRAIEIRDLHKSFGKNEVLKGIDFHVDQGEVVCVIGPSGSGKSTLLRCVNRLEEPDSGQVVVEGIDITDPETDLDKVRTRIGIVFQQFNLFPHMTVIDNLVVAQRKVLKRSKAEALATARAMLEKVGLSDKEEAYPAHLSGGQQQRVAIARALSMSPDMMLFDEPTSALDPELVGDVLDVMRELAAEGMTMMVVTHEMGFAREVGDKLVFMDDGVIVEEGVPEEVLANPQHERTQAFLSKVL; from the coding sequence GTGAGCACCCCCTCCCCCACGACCGCCACCGGGTCGACGCGCGCGATCGAGATCCGCGACCTGCACAAGTCCTTCGGCAAGAACGAGGTCCTCAAGGGCATCGACTTCCACGTCGACCAGGGTGAGGTCGTCTGCGTGATCGGCCCCTCGGGCTCCGGCAAGTCGACCCTGCTGCGCTGCGTCAACCGTCTGGAGGAGCCCGACTCCGGCCAGGTGGTCGTCGAGGGCATCGACATCACCGACCCCGAGACCGACCTCGACAAGGTGCGTACGCGCATCGGCATCGTCTTCCAGCAGTTCAACCTCTTCCCGCACATGACGGTGATCGACAACCTCGTCGTCGCCCAGCGCAAGGTGCTGAAGCGGTCGAAGGCCGAGGCCCTCGCCACGGCCCGGGCCATGCTCGAGAAGGTCGGCCTCTCGGACAAGGAAGAGGCCTACCCGGCGCACCTCTCCGGTGGCCAGCAGCAGCGGGTGGCCATCGCCCGCGCCCTGTCGATGAGCCCCGACATGATGCTCTTCGACGAGCCCACCTCGGCGCTCGACCCCGAGCTGGTCGGCGACGTGCTCGACGTGATGCGCGAGCTCGCCGCCGAGGGCATGACCATGATGGTCGTGACCCACGAGATGGGCTTCGCCCGCGAGGTCGGCGACAAGCTGGTCTTCATGGACGACGGCGTCATCGTCGAGGAGGGCGTGCCCGAGGAGGTGCTGGCGAACCCGCAGCACGAACGTACGCAGGCCTTCCTGTCGAAGGTGCTCTAG
- a CDS encoding amino acid ABC transporter permease, producing the protein MTKKNRQRLTRGAMYALFVVVLIALATTADWESIRTNFFDEAVWKDLWPDLILVAAWNTIKYTALSFAGALALALVLALMRMSPVAPYRWLATLFIETFRGLPALVVIILLAFGVPLAFGYNWPEIGWLGLSSNTTGGILALILVGSAYMAETLRAGIQAVPKGQAEAARSLGMSAPRTMVTVVLPQAVRVVIPPMTNEFVLLLKDTALLSVIGMQAVERDLLAFGQNGLTTYANSSPLMAVAIVYLLIAIPITQLVAWMERRQQKAR; encoded by the coding sequence GTGACCAAGAAGAACCGCCAGCGGCTCACGAGGGGGGCGATGTACGCCCTCTTCGTGGTCGTGCTCATCGCTCTCGCGACGACCGCCGACTGGGAGTCCATCCGCACGAACTTCTTCGACGAAGCCGTCTGGAAGGACCTCTGGCCGGACCTGATCCTGGTCGCCGCCTGGAACACGATCAAGTACACGGCGCTCTCCTTCGCGGGAGCACTCGCACTTGCGCTCGTGCTGGCGCTGATGCGGATGTCACCCGTGGCCCCGTACCGGTGGTTGGCCACCCTCTTCATCGAGACCTTCCGTGGGCTCCCCGCCCTGGTCGTGATCATCCTGCTGGCATTCGGCGTGCCGCTCGCGTTCGGCTACAACTGGCCCGAGATCGGCTGGCTGGGGCTGAGCAGCAACACCACCGGCGGCATCTTGGCGCTGATCCTGGTCGGCTCGGCCTACATGGCCGAGACCCTGCGGGCGGGCATCCAGGCCGTGCCGAAGGGGCAGGCAGAAGCGGCTCGCTCGCTCGGCATGAGTGCACCCCGCACCATGGTCACGGTCGTGCTTCCCCAGGCCGTCCGGGTCGTCATCCCGCCGATGACCAACGAGTTCGTGCTGCTGCTCAAGGACACCGCGCTCCTCAGCGTGATCGGGATGCAGGCCGTCGAGCGCGACCTGCTCGCGTTCGGCCAGAACGGCCTGACCACGTACGCGAACTCCTCCCCCCTGATGGCCGTCGCCATCGTCTACCTCCTCATCGCCATCCCGATCACCCAGCTGGTGGCGTGGATGGAACGTCGACAGCAGAAGGCTCGGTGA
- a CDS encoding ABC transporter substrate-binding protein: MKRFLTPLAAGVLALSLAACGSDSDDEPKSADGSVTTIADGKLTVCADVPYPPFEDFDKSSPTGFKGYDIDIVQEVADHLDLELVVRDADFNSLQGGLEFATNKCDLGASAMTITEKREEKITFSDPYYESMQSLLVPEGSDIKSIDDLDGKKVGVQKGTTGESYANDNATGAKIVIFPSDGEMWPALKGGQVDALLQDLPVNVEHEKAGGYTIVEEYATDESYGLAMKKDSPLAAKVNEALDAIRESGRYQEIYDSYFSAK; encoded by the coding sequence ATGAAGCGCTTCCTGACTCCCCTCGCGGCCGGTGTGCTGGCCCTGTCCCTGGCCGCTTGCGGTTCCGACTCCGACGACGAGCCGAAGTCCGCCGACGGCTCCGTCACCACGATCGCCGACGGCAAGCTGACCGTCTGCGCCGACGTGCCGTACCCGCCGTTCGAGGACTTCGACAAGTCCTCCCCGACCGGTTTCAAGGGCTACGACATCGACATCGTCCAGGAGGTGGCCGACCACCTCGACCTCGAGCTCGTGGTCCGCGACGCCGACTTCAACTCCCTGCAGGGTGGCCTCGAGTTCGCCACCAACAAGTGCGACCTCGGTGCCTCCGCGATGACGATCACCGAGAAGCGCGAGGAGAAGATCACCTTCTCCGACCCGTACTACGAGTCGATGCAGTCGCTGCTCGTCCCCGAGGGCTCGGACATCAAGAGCATCGACGACCTCGACGGCAAGAAGGTCGGTGTCCAGAAGGGCACCACCGGTGAGAGCTACGCCAACGACAACGCCACGGGCGCGAAGATCGTGATCTTCCCCTCCGACGGTGAGATGTGGCCCGCCCTCAAGGGTGGTCAGGTCGACGCCCTGCTCCAGGACCTCCCGGTCAACGTCGAGCACGAGAAGGCCGGCGGCTACACGATCGTCGAGGAGTACGCGACCGACGAGTCCTACGGCCTCGCCATGAAGAAGGACTCCCCGCTGGCCGCGAAGGTCAACGAGGCGCTGGACGCGATCCGTGAGAGCGGCCGCTACCAGGAGATCTACGACTCCTACTTCAGCGCCAAGTGA
- a CDS encoding enoyl-CoA hydratase: MSALTDLSVTREGGILRLRLDRPHSLNSASPAMVEGLALALEEAVTDDSVRVVHLTGEGRAFCSGADLAGLDPARVADGSAMVLANRAIRAITTLDKPVLAAVSGPAAGFGCALALACDLVVAHPSASFSLSFTRLGLMPDGATTATVAASIGRARAMRMALLAEKFDATEAYLAGLVTHVTTEDTYDEVVEVLLAKLEAGAPLALAATKKAINAATLPHLEQAMETEHRGQSLLARTKDVVEGVSAFVERRAAVFRGE, encoded by the coding sequence GTGTCCGCCTTGACTGACCTCTCCGTGACCCGCGAGGGCGGGATCCTGCGCCTGCGCCTGGACCGTCCCCACAGCCTCAACTCGGCCTCGCCCGCCATGGTCGAGGGCCTGGCCCTCGCCCTGGAGGAAGCCGTCACCGACGACTCCGTACGCGTCGTGCACCTGACCGGGGAGGGCCGCGCGTTCTGCTCCGGGGCCGACCTCGCCGGGCTGGACCCCGCGCGGGTCGCCGACGGCTCGGCCATGGTGCTGGCCAACCGCGCGATCCGGGCGATCACCACGCTCGACAAGCCCGTGCTGGCCGCGGTCAGTGGCCCGGCGGCGGGCTTCGGCTGCGCACTGGCCCTGGCCTGTGACCTCGTGGTCGCCCACCCGTCGGCCTCGTTCAGCCTCTCCTTCACCCGCCTGGGCCTGATGCCCGACGGCGCGACCACCGCGACGGTGGCCGCCTCCATCGGGCGCGCCCGGGCCATGCGGATGGCGTTGCTGGCCGAGAAGTTCGACGCGACGGAGGCCTACCTGGCAGGCCTGGTCACTCACGTGACCACCGAGGACACCTACGACGAGGTCGTCGAGGTACTGCTCGCCAAGCTCGAGGCGGGTGCGCCGCTCGCGCTCGCCGCGACCAAGAAGGCGATCAACGCGGCCACCCTCCCCCACCTGGAGCAGGCGATGGAGACCGAGCACCGCGGCCAGTCACTGCTGGCCCGCACCAAGGACGTCGTCGAGGGTGTGAGCGCCTTCGTGGAGCGGCGAGCGGCGGTCTTCCGCGGGGAGTGA
- a CDS encoding isochorismatase family protein: MTRALIVVDVQNDFCEGGSLAVQGGARVAADIAALLAARQEQSAAAPHYPYVVATRDHHIDPGEHWSSNPDFVDTWPVHCEVGTSGEEFHPNLMPRTFDAVFLKGRHSAAYSGFEGQSDDGTLLAEWLRTHHVAAVDVCGIATDHCVRATALDAVSAGFRTRVLTSLCAGVAPTTTRAALREMEEAGVRLD; encoded by the coding sequence ATGACTCGGGCACTCATCGTGGTGGACGTGCAGAACGACTTCTGTGAGGGCGGTTCGCTGGCCGTCCAGGGCGGCGCGCGGGTGGCCGCCGACATCGCGGCGCTGCTGGCGGCCCGGCAGGAGCAGTCGGCCGCCGCCCCGCACTACCCGTACGTCGTCGCCACGCGCGACCACCACATCGACCCCGGTGAGCACTGGTCCTCCAACCCCGACTTCGTCGACACGTGGCCGGTGCACTGCGAGGTCGGTACGTCGGGCGAGGAGTTCCACCCCAACCTCATGCCGCGCACCTTCGACGCGGTCTTCCTCAAGGGGCGGCACTCGGCCGCGTACTCCGGGTTCGAGGGGCAGAGCGACGACGGCACGTTGCTGGCCGAGTGGCTGCGTACGCACCACGTCGCCGCCGTCGACGTCTGCGGCATCGCGACCGACCACTGCGTCCGCGCGACCGCCCTCGACGCCGTCAGCGCCGGGTTCCGGACCCGGGTCCTGACCAGCCTGTGCGCCGGCGTCGCACCGACGACGACCCGCGCCGCGCTGCGCGAGATGGAGGAGGCGGGTGTCCGCCTTGACTGA
- a CDS encoding nicotinate phosphoribosyltransferase, with protein MSERAPSTALLTDHYELTMLQAALQAGTARRRAVFELFPRRLPEGRRYGVVGGVGRALDTIARFRFDDEVLGVLDEGRVVDEQTLSWLADHEFTGDVWGYPEGEVYLPYSPLVVVEGTFAEAVLLETVLLSIYNHDSAIASAASRMTWAADGRPCIEMGSRRTHEEAAVAAARAAYVAGFEATSNLAARQRHGIPTTGTSAHSFTLLHDTERDAFTAQVSSLGRGTTLLIDTYDIAEAVRTAVEVAGPELGAVRIDSGDLGLLAHEVRAQLDALGARETKIVVTSDLDEYAIAALAAAPVDGYGVGTQLVTGSGHPTSGFVYKLVAREGDDGELVPVAKKSKDKASVGGRKYALRRRDRDGVAEAEVIGIGTPPVDDGDDRELLVPLVRDGVVVGEEPLAASRERHLSSREELPLQARMLSKGQPVIPTIHLG; from the coding sequence GTGAGCGAACGAGCACCGTCGACCGCCCTGCTGACCGACCACTACGAGCTGACCATGCTCCAGGCCGCCCTCCAGGCCGGAACGGCACGGCGTCGTGCGGTCTTCGAGCTCTTCCCGCGCCGCCTCCCCGAGGGCAGGCGCTACGGCGTGGTCGGCGGTGTCGGGCGCGCGCTGGACACCATCGCGCGATTCCGCTTCGACGACGAGGTGCTGGGGGTGCTCGACGAGGGGCGCGTCGTCGACGAGCAGACGCTCTCCTGGCTGGCCGACCACGAGTTCACCGGCGACGTCTGGGGCTACCCGGAGGGCGAGGTCTACCTCCCCTACTCGCCGCTGGTGGTCGTGGAGGGCACCTTCGCCGAGGCCGTGCTCCTGGAGACGGTGCTGCTGTCGATCTACAACCACGACTCCGCGATCGCCTCGGCCGCCTCCCGGATGACCTGGGCCGCGGACGGGCGACCGTGCATCGAGATGGGGTCGCGCCGCACGCACGAGGAGGCGGCGGTCGCAGCGGCGCGGGCTGCGTACGTCGCCGGTTTCGAGGCCACCTCCAACCTCGCCGCACGCCAGCGCCACGGCATCCCCACGACCGGGACGTCGGCCCACAGCTTCACGCTGCTCCACGACACCGAGCGCGACGCCTTCACCGCGCAGGTCTCGTCGTTGGGCCGCGGGACCACGCTGCTCATCGACACCTACGACATCGCCGAGGCCGTGCGTACGGCGGTCGAGGTGGCCGGACCCGAGCTCGGGGCCGTACGCATCGACTCCGGCGACCTGGGGCTGCTGGCCCACGAGGTGCGCGCCCAGCTCGACGCCCTCGGCGCGCGGGAGACCAAGATCGTCGTCACCAGCGACCTCGACGAGTACGCCATCGCCGCCCTGGCCGCCGCCCCCGTGGACGGCTACGGCGTCGGCACCCAGCTGGTCACCGGCTCGGGTCACCCCACCTCCGGCTTCGTCTACAAGCTGGTCGCGCGCGAGGGCGACGACGGCGAGCTGGTGCCGGTGGCCAAGAAGAGCAAGGACAAGGCCTCCGTCGGCGGACGGAAGTACGCCCTGAGACGCCGCGACCGCGACGGCGTCGCCGAGGCCGAGGTCATCGGCATCGGTACGCCGCCCGTCGACGACGGCGACGACCGCGAGCTGCTGGTGCCGCTGGTGCGCGACGGCGTGGTCGTGGGCGAGGAGCCGCTGGCCGCCTCGCGAGAGCGCCACCTCAGCTCACGCGAGGAGCTGCCGCTGCAGGCGCGGATGCTGAGCAAGGGCCAGCCGGTCATCCCGACGATCCACCTGGGCTGA
- the clpS gene encoding ATP-dependent Clp protease adapter ClpS → MSSPSPVEVEPDLHVHDVLRPDRGWVTIVWNDPVNLMSYVTYVFRTHFGYSREKAEKLMMEVHEEGRSSVSTGSREEMERDVQAMHGYGLWATMERA, encoded by the coding sequence GTGTCATCTCCGAGCCCCGTCGAGGTCGAACCGGACCTCCACGTCCACGACGTCCTCCGTCCCGACCGCGGATGGGTGACCATCGTGTGGAACGACCCGGTGAACCTCATGTCCTACGTGACCTACGTCTTCCGCACCCACTTCGGCTACTCCAGGGAGAAGGCCGAGAAGCTGATGATGGAGGTCCACGAGGAGGGCCGCTCGTCGGTCAGCACGGGCAGCCGCGAGGAGATGGAGCGCGACGTCCAGGCCATGCACGGCTACGGACTGTGGGCCACGATGGAGCGCGCCTGA
- a CDS encoding DUF2017 domain-containing protein, with amino-acid sequence MGAFTRHRRSGQVIANFSGFEADLLRNLASQLVELLRDEQPTPDDDADPLEAMFDFSGPVDEPEDPVLLRLFPTAYADDPEAAGEFRRYTETTLREAKERTAMTMISSLEEGGLPPELEDFDLVIDVELDAEEALAWLRGLTDLRLALAARLGVEDGDEEFWEALDDEDPRAATHDIYEWLGYLQETLVMAVDV; translated from the coding sequence ATGGGAGCCTTCACCCGGCACCGCCGCAGTGGGCAGGTCATCGCCAACTTCTCCGGCTTCGAGGCCGACCTGCTGCGCAACCTCGCCTCCCAGCTGGTCGAGCTGCTGCGTGACGAGCAGCCGACGCCCGACGACGACGCCGATCCGCTCGAGGCGATGTTCGACTTCTCCGGCCCTGTCGACGAGCCCGAGGACCCGGTGCTGCTGCGGCTCTTCCCGACCGCGTACGCCGACGACCCCGAGGCCGCGGGCGAGTTCCGGCGCTACACCGAGACGACGCTGCGCGAGGCCAAGGAACGTACGGCGATGACGATGATCTCCTCGCTCGAGGAGGGCGGGCTGCCGCCCGAGCTGGAGGACTTCGACCTGGTCATCGACGTCGAGCTCGACGCCGAGGAGGCGCTCGCCTGGCTGCGCGGGCTCACCGACCTGCGCCTCGCCCTCGCCGCGCGTCTCGGCGTCGAGGACGGCGACGAGGAGTTCTGGGAGGCCCTCGACGACGAGGACCCCCGCGCCGCCACCCACGACATCTACGAGTGGCTCGGCTACCTGCAGGAGACCCTCGTCATGGCCGTCGACGTCTGA
- a CDS encoding MFS transporter produces the protein MTSTTPGTSASQAPRPPLTRRGIPLDPDLRILAASTFAHRFGSGALMTTSALYFTRVAGFSPGQVALALSMAGLVGLLVQVPAGHLADTRGPREVVVATAAFTALLAATPVLARTPLQLALLMGALALFRSSGHAVRGGVIAQLARGGRGVQFKAYLRAVTNVSMGLGSLVGGLALLVDEPWAYVSVFVLDALLCAVSAVVTLRLPHLPPRPVVAGEPRLGVLRDVPYAVLTLLIGIFCVHFVVMDIGIVLYLAEHTTAPHVMISVLLVLNTAMVALFQVRLSHGSGTVTEGARSMLIASLFLAGGFALVALAGTLGAVLASVALVAGSLVHVVGEMVGSGGQWALQMGLAPHEKQGQYQGFSGLGWSLMEIFGPPVVVLLCVDVGELGWLVMGAIMVATALAIVPVSRWALTSRAHYGVTTHSG, from the coding sequence ATGACCTCAACCACCCCAGGCACCAGCGCCTCCCAGGCGCCGCGTCCCCCGTTGACGCGCCGCGGCATCCCCCTCGACCCCGACCTGCGGATCCTCGCTGCGAGCACCTTCGCCCACCGCTTCGGCAGTGGCGCCCTGATGACCACCAGCGCCCTCTACTTCACCCGGGTCGCGGGCTTCTCGCCCGGTCAGGTCGCGCTGGCACTGTCGATGGCCGGACTGGTCGGCCTCCTGGTGCAAGTGCCAGCCGGTCACCTCGCCGACACCCGCGGTCCCCGCGAGGTGGTGGTGGCCACGGCTGCCTTCACCGCGCTCCTGGCGGCGACCCCGGTGCTGGCGCGTACGCCCTTGCAGCTCGCCCTGCTGATGGGGGCACTCGCCCTCTTCCGGAGCTCGGGCCACGCCGTCCGCGGCGGAGTGATCGCCCAGCTGGCCAGGGGTGGTCGCGGCGTGCAGTTCAAGGCCTACCTGCGCGCCGTCACCAACGTCTCCATGGGTCTCGGCTCACTGGTCGGCGGACTCGCCCTGCTCGTCGACGAGCCGTGGGCCTACGTCAGCGTCTTCGTCCTCGACGCCCTGCTCTGCGCCGTGTCAGCCGTGGTGACCCTGCGGCTGCCCCACCTGCCGCCGCGGCCCGTCGTGGCCGGCGAGCCGCGCCTGGGCGTGCTGCGCGACGTGCCCTACGCCGTGCTCACGCTCCTGATCGGCATCTTCTGCGTGCACTTCGTGGTGATGGACATCGGCATCGTCCTCTACCTCGCCGAGCACACCACCGCGCCGCACGTGATGATCTCGGTGCTCCTGGTGCTCAACACCGCCATGGTGGCGCTCTTCCAGGTGCGGCTCTCCCACGGCAGCGGCACGGTCACCGAGGGCGCGCGCTCCATGCTCATCGCCTCGCTCTTCCTGGCCGGCGGATTCGCGCTCGTCGCCCTCGCCGGCACGCTCGGCGCTGTGCTCGCCTCGGTCGCCCTGGTGGCTGGCAGCCTCGTCCACGTCGTCGGGGAGATGGTCGGCTCGGGTGGCCAGTGGGCGCTGCAGATGGGGCTCGCCCCGCACGAGAAGCAGGGCCAGTACCAAGGCTTCAGCGGTCTCGGCTGGAGCCTGATGGAGATCTTCGGGCCACCCGTGGTGGTGCTGCTCTGCGTCGACGTCGGCGAGCTGGGCTGGCTGGTGATGGGCGCGATCATGGTCGCCACCGCGCTGGCGATCGTCCCGGTCTCCCGCTGGGCACTCACGAGCCGTGCGCACTACGGCGTGACCACGCACTCGGGCTGA
- a CDS encoding Mov34/MPN/PAD-1 family protein: MLTISSLLRDAIVAHAERDHPDEACGIVAGPEGSDTPTRLVEMVNAASSPTFYEFDPTELLALYKQMWANDEEPVVVYHSHTATEAYPSRTDIGLASEPGAHYVLVSTRHLEDGGEAEFRSFRIIDGTVTEEEITFTD, translated from the coding sequence GTGTTGACCATCAGCAGCCTCCTGCGCGACGCGATCGTCGCCCACGCCGAGCGGGACCATCCGGACGAGGCCTGCGGCATCGTCGCCGGCCCGGAGGGCAGCGACACCCCCACGCGCCTCGTCGAGATGGTCAACGCGGCCAGCAGCCCGACCTTCTACGAGTTCGACCCGACGGAGCTGCTCGCCCTCTACAAGCAGATGTGGGCGAACGACGAGGAACCGGTCGTCGTCTACCACTCCCACACCGCGACCGAGGCCTACCCGAGCCGCACCGACATCGGTCTGGCCAGTGAGCCGGGCGCCCACTACGTGCTGGTCAGCACCCGCCACCTCGAGGACGGGGGAGAGGCGGAGTTCCGCTCCTTCCGGATCATCGACGGCACCGTCACGGAGGAAGAGATCACCTTCACCGACTGA
- a CDS encoding MoaD/ThiS family protein has product MAIEVKIPTIMRTYTGGEKVVTGEGTTLAALIEDLEAHHHGIAERLLEDGKLRRFVNVYVNDEDVRFLGGLEAKLSDGDEVVVLPAVAGGC; this is encoded by the coding sequence ATGGCCATCGAGGTCAAGATCCCCACCATCATGCGCACCTACACCGGCGGCGAGAAGGTCGTCACCGGCGAGGGCACCACGCTCGCGGCCCTCATCGAGGACCTCGAGGCCCACCACCACGGCATCGCCGAGCGCCTGCTCGAGGACGGCAAGCTGCGCCGCTTCGTCAACGTCTACGTCAACGACGAGGACGTGCGCTTCCTCGGTGGTCTGGAGGCCAAGCTCAGCGACGGCGACGAGGTCGTCGTCCTGCCGGCCGTCGCGGGCGGCTGCTGA
- a CDS encoding PLP-dependent cysteine synthase family protein — translation MRFDNLLASVGGTPLVGLPRLSPSPDVRLWAKLEDRNPTGSIKDRPALKMVEMAEADGTLRPGCTILEPTSGNTGISLAMAAKLKGYRIVCVMPENTSEERRQLLRMWGAEIISSPAAGGSNEAVRVAKELAQQHPEWVMLYQYGNPANALAHEQGTGPELLADLPEITHFVAGLGTTGTLMGVSRFFRAAKPDVRIVAAEPRYGELVYGLRNLDEGFVPELYDADLIDARFSVGPRDAVKRVRELLEQEGIFAGISTGAILHAAIRQAQAAVKAGQRADIAFVVADGGWKYLSTGAYEGTLDEAEDQLDGQLWA, via the coding sequence GTGCGCTTCGACAACCTCCTCGCCTCGGTCGGCGGGACCCCGTTGGTCGGGCTCCCGCGTCTCTCGCCGAGCCCCGACGTACGCCTGTGGGCGAAGCTCGAGGACCGCAACCCGACCGGGTCGATCAAGGACCGCCCCGCCCTGAAGATGGTCGAGATGGCGGAGGCCGACGGCACCCTGCGCCCCGGATGCACCATCCTGGAGCCGACCAGCGGCAACACCGGCATCTCGCTCGCCATGGCGGCCAAGCTCAAGGGCTACCGGATCGTCTGCGTGATGCCGGAGAACACCTCCGAGGAGCGGCGCCAGCTGCTGCGGATGTGGGGCGCGGAGATCATCTCCTCGCCCGCTGCCGGTGGGTCCAACGAGGCCGTGCGGGTGGCCAAGGAGCTGGCCCAGCAGCACCCGGAGTGGGTGATGCTCTACCAGTACGGCAACCCCGCCAACGCCCTCGCGCACGAGCAGGGCACGGGCCCCGAGCTGCTGGCCGACCTGCCCGAGATCACCCACTTCGTCGCGGGCCTCGGCACCACCGGAACCCTGATGGGCGTCTCGCGCTTCTTCCGCGCGGCCAAGCCGGACGTACGCATCGTGGCCGCCGAGCCGCGCTACGGCGAGCTCGTCTACGGACTGCGCAACCTCGACGAGGGCTTCGTGCCCGAGCTGTACGACGCCGACCTCATCGACGCACGCTTCAGCGTCGGCCCCCGCGACGCGGTCAAGCGGGTCCGTGAGCTGCTGGAGCAGGAGGGGATCTTCGCCGGCATCTCGACCGGTGCGATCCTGCACGCGGCCATCCGCCAGGCGCAGGCGGCCGTCAAGGCCGGTCAGCGGGCCGACATCGCCTTCGTCGTGGCCGACGGCGGCTGGAAGTACCTCTCCACGGGCGCCTACGAGGGCACGCTCGACGAGGCGGAGGACCAGCTCGACGGCCAGCTCTGGGCCTGA